CACTGGCCCCTGTCACAGGAGACAAAGGCACAGACATGGCAACGGAGAAAGGCCAGGCCAGGGGAGAAGTGGGGACGAGTCGGACAACCACGCTGTGAGGGCAAGGCAGACTAACGTTTTACATTGGTTGCACTGGTGTGCCTAACGTTTTAATTCCAGTGCACCCAAAAATTTTCTCTGCACCTTTTGGTGCtgcaataatacatttaaagtgtttcctttttttgtcagTTCCCATCCACATTGGTCATTTCCTAACACATTGAATGTAAACTGGAATAAAGGTCAGGGTTTCCCTAGGTTTCTGGAGGGCTTTGGTGCTGTGCTGGGGGTGTGGAGGTCGTGTGGCTGTGGTGTTTGGGGCTCTCCCCCAATGATTGTATATAATAATTGTATCTTATGTGACTAGAAACTGTGCATTTACTCATCATTTTAGACTATTATCATaacaatatttattaaaaaaacacacaggttgTAGTTTTTCACATTACACTCAGACATTAGACAAGAAAAAGTGAAACAAATATGCTCACTGATGAAGTAAGTGCGATGTCCTGAAGTAATCCTTCACATTTTTGTGAGAATCAACAGGGACTAACATAAAATCATTAGTTACATTATCATTCAACTCAGGACTATTGGGGCTCCGGAaagtttccaaaaatgtcaaaccattTCTTTAAATATGATTAGATATTCTCATATTGCAACTTGAATGCATGTGTGGCCAGCAACATATATCCGTATATCACAATAAATATCACGAAGGACCATAATCGATTTAGTTTGTGTTCCAGGTTCCTTCACCTGCGTGGCCTCCAACCCGGCAGGTGAGGCCCAGCAGACGGTGGATCTGGTCATCACTAAACTCCCTCATATCACCAACAACACAGTCGCAGAGCAGGAGCCCGACCCCGGATCATCAGATATCGCCACAGTGACCAAGACTGGGGCAGAGGTGGGGGGGTTGCCTCTGGGAAACGCCAAGACGAGCCAGGAGAAGAAAGTAGTGATTGCTGAGGCCACGTCCACCTCGGCCCTGGTCAAGTTTAACTTCCAGACGAGTATTCCTGGAATACGCATGTTTCAGATCCAATATAATGGCACCTATGACGATTCACTGGTTTACAGGTAAACAAAAACACCTGGCTTGCTGGGTTAATACAGACCATGAAATCACAagttttggtaacactttacttgaaggtatctacataagagtgacatgacactgtcatgaacacatgacactgtcatgacacagtcatgacacatgaaccctaactctaaccctaaacctaaacataacttgtcatgacaaaaatggaatgacacttactaaaagaagcgttatgtcataaacgtgacttgtttatgatgtttatgacacgctcatgacagtgtcatgtcactcttatgtagatacctccaagtaaagtgtaacccaatgttttcttaaaatacTGGCCAAATAATGAAATTGAATCTAGTAAACAAACCTTAAATCtgaaccctaaccctttccAATAAACTTGAGCTGATTGAAATCATATTATTAAAAATCTCCTGACCCTTGTTTTACCTTTAAAGTCCGCTTTGATTACTTAAATCCCTTTGGGTTTTTAGTCATTAAGAACTTGACTTGGCTGTCGACATGATTATTTGTGGTGTCTATTTAATCCTACGAGGAAGACACATTAACGCACTGTATCTGACTCCTTATTCTTCGATTTATAATCTCTCCCTCGCCAGAGTGTATAATTTACTATGTGCAAAACCTTGATAATGCTTGATCAACAAAATCAAAAGAGAAAGTCAGCATTAAGCTGTGGACTGATAGGAAGATGAAAGAGTAGTGTTTTATAAAAAGCATCAGAGGCTTCACACATGCCCATCTGAGAAACTGGCATTATACACAGCATTCTTTCATCTCTGCCCTCTTTCTCTTCATATTTAATGCTAATCACTGGGATATGGCGGGATCGTCGCACAGACCCCCTTTTTTTCAGTCAATGGCACATATATGGCGTTTGGCAGTGGTTACGGAAAGCAGGAGACATTAGAGAATTGGCTCTGTAATCCTGATGTTGTGAACAAAAGGAGGCATCCTGCGTCCCCAGCGACTGAAAGCAGCCTTTTATCACTAAAGATGCTggagacaaaaaaagcaaaagtcACAAAAGATTATGCCTCGACAGATCGTAAATAGCCCCTGAGAGATAAATGattgtcatttcattttatccctacaaaacaatgagctggaTAATCTGAtttgtttctgtctcctttCATTTAACCCTCCCTAATCTATGTCAGAACTCACacagctttttttctctccacagaATGATACCTCCGACTAGTAAGAGCATCCTGGTAAACAACCTGGCGGCTGGTACGCACTATGACTTGTGTGTGCTGGCCATCTACGATGACCAGGTGACCTCGCTGACCGCCACCAGGGTGATAGGATGCATCCACTTCACCACAGAGCCGCAGTACCTGAGATGCCATTTCATGCAGTCCCAGTTTCTTGGCGGCACCATTGTGGTTATCATTGGAGGGATTATTGTGGCCTCAGTGCTCGCTTTTATCATCTTCCTCATTGTGCGCTACCGGGTGTGTAACCAAGGCGATGCAGATAAGGTCAGTTTGGCGTGATTCCCTCGgttctttttctgttcattATTTCTGTTGATATTGAGTCGAGGGAGTCTAATAGAATCACTTTCattcttctttctcttcctatACTTCTGTCCTGTCATGTCAGGCTCTAGAGATGGGAGATATTCGGTCGCTGAGCAGTGATGGACAGCTACAGGGCTGTGGGATTCCCAAGTCCCTCTCTAAGCAGGTCCTGCATCCAGAGAAGAATGATAAGGAGTGCCTCAGAATTGCCCTGCCGCCCACGGAGCCAGCCAAGCAGCGACCACCAGTCGCCGTAGCCACCACCAAACCCTCCGTCCCTGACTGCACTGTCTCTACCTCCGCAGCCAGCCACAGCTGGCACCCGGCCTCCCCGGGCGCTCCGAGGCCCAAACGTTTCAGTGCTCCGTCAAAACCCTTAGAGGCTCGCCGAGCTGAAGCTCAGGTGGATGTCGAGCTCGATAACATGAACCGGAATAACTCGTCAGAGGTTAAAATGACCACCGCCGTCGCTCTGGCTGTGCCCGGCCAGCCCACCAAATGGACTGCTGTTCCCAGAGTTCAGCGTCCCCAACAGGCCGCTCGACATTACATGACTGTGCCTGCAGGGGGAGTGAGAGTGAACCGCAGGCACTCTCTTAACGCAGACTCATATATGGAGCGCTGCTACGTGACCTACCCCAAACCTGGGGCCAGTCTGCGCTCCAAGCGGAGCCTGTCGATGAGCGGCGAGCTGCCGCAGCTGGAGAGCACAACAAACATGCACCGGGCCAGGGACAAGCTCTCCAGGTCTGAGTGGCTTCTGGAGAGCACTTTATGATTTGGAGTTTATGACCCGCGTTCTCTTGTTTTCTTGGATTGGATTTGTAGCCCGTTGTGGAGCAGACAGGGATTTTATGCCTTGTTTTGAGCTTTTGTGCGCTCTATTGAGGGACCTGTAAGCTTCTCTCATATATATGGGGGCCAGGCAGGCATAACAGGGTTACGGGAAACTgttcacatttgttttgtaCCTTATAACCTTTCAAAGTCGTCTTTATAACGACATTTGATCAAactgacaaaaggcacaacaatgtataaaacaaCTTCATGTACAAAAATGTTTAGTTGTGTGAGATGCTGTATATCTAAATACAGCCATAAGTGTCCATGTGGTATTGAATGCAGTAACctggacatactgtataataacaAAGAAAGAGACATGCAGAGGTATGGCTTATTATACTCGCAGTCTCATTGCCTGTAACTTAAAGTGATACAATCTCTGTAGACTTTCAACATGATTCTTGTCTCCAGCTACAGACAGACGGTGACATGTCTTAATTACCTTGGCTTGAGATTACGAATGTGCTTTACATCCCAGAGGTGTTGGAACAGAATGTAGTAGACAGACAGCGCTCCATCTTTTCATCGCGACACCCCCAGACACAGCACAATGCAGTATTTTTGTGGCA
The Sander vitreus isolate 19-12246 chromosome 18, sanVit1, whole genome shotgun sequence genome window above contains:
- the lrfn5b gene encoding leucine-rich repeat and fibronectin type-III domain-containing protein 5, translating into MESLLVYLIVLGVAVKAHKVQVCPKRCVCQVLNPNLATLCDKKGLLFVPPNIDRHTVEMRLGDNFVTSIKRKDFANMTRLVDLTLSRNTIGSIAPHAFKDLENLRALHLDSNRLSRILNDTFSGMSKLHHLILNNNQLTHIQIGAFNDLTALEELDLSYNNLESAPWVAIQRMPSLHTLNLDHNMLSYIPEGTFSGLQKLKRLDVTSNKLQKLPPDPIFQRAGVLATSGIMGPMSFALSFGGNPLRCNCELLWLRRLRREDDLETCASPQHLAGRYFWTVSEEEFLCEPPLITRHSQELRALEGQSVTLRCKARGDPDPIIHWIAPDGRLMSNSSRTAVHTDGTLDILISTVKDSGSFTCVASNPAGEAQQTVDLVITKLPHITNNTVAEQEPDPGSSDIATVTKTGAEVGGLPLGNAKTSQEKKVVIAEATSTSALVKFNFQTSIPGIRMFQIQYNGTYDDSLVYRMIPPTSKSILVNNLAAGTHYDLCVLAIYDDQVTSLTATRVIGCIHFTTEPQYLRCHFMQSQFLGGTIVVIIGGIIVASVLAFIIFLIVRYRVCNQGDADKALEMGDIRSLSSDGQLQGCGIPKSLSKQVLHPEKNDKECLRIALPPTEPAKQRPPVAVATTKPSVPDCTVSTSAASHSWHPASPGAPRPKRFSAPSKPLEARRAEAQVDVELDNMNRNNSSEVKMTTAVALAVPGQPTKWTAVPRVQRPQQAARHYMTVPAGGVRVNRRHSLNADSYMERCYVTYPKPGASLRSKRSLSMSGELPQLESTTNMHRARDKLSRSEWLLESTL